The genomic stretch AGGCACAGGTTCGTACAAGCGCACGAACGCTGGCCGCAAAACGGTGTCTGTTAGCCCCTGCTCCCATACCACCAGTATGCCGACCGATGACGCGTCGCACCTTCGACTACGTCACCAAAAATTTTTCGGCATAGGCGCTTGTTCAGGATTCGAGCGCGGCGGCAACAAAAGGCGGCAAATGACGCGCGCCAATATGCGCATCCGCTGTGTAATACAGCGTTTCAAATGCTTTTGCGCGTGCGTCTGCTTCGCGGAACTGGAATGCGCCTGATTTGCGTGCAAGCGTCACACTCCACCAGCCGGTCGGATAGCAAGGCTGTGGGAACGGCAATGTTTCAAATTGCGTAAAGCCCGCTTTGCCCATTTCCACGCGCATTTCTTTGATCAGATCAAGCAGCGCCAGCGGGGATTCGGACTGTTGCACCAAGATGCCGTCGTCCTTCAGCGCACGTGCGCAGTCGGCAAAAAATGCCGCGTTGAACAAACCTTCGGCGGGGCCGACGGGGTCTGTGGAATCCACGATGACGATATCCACGCTGCCCGGCGCACAATTTTTCATATACGCAAGACCGTCATCCCAAATGATGTCCGCACGCGGATCGCCATTGGATTCGCACAATTCGGGGAAATACTTTTCCGCCATCCGCGTGACTTGTTCGTCGATATCGCATTGGGTCACTTTTTCCACACCCGGATGCTTCAGCACTTCGCGCAAGGTGCCGCAATCACCACCGCCGATGATCACCACGCGCTTGGGCGCGGGATGGCAAAACAGCACCGGGTGGGCAATCATCTCGTGATAGAAAAAGTTGTCGCGCGTGGTGAGCATCATCGCGCCGTCGATCAGCATCAAATTGCCCCAGTCGGTCGACTCGAAAATCTCAATTTTCTGAAACGGCGACTGCACTTCGTCGAGTTTGCCCTTGATTCGGAAGCCAATGGCCGAGCCGGTGGGTTCAAAGGGTTCGTAGTGCCAGTCGTTCGGAGTCATGGTTTTGCCGTATCTGTTGCGGGTTGAAGCGCGAATTGTAGCGGAGCGACGGTTACGCCTGAATGCACAAGAACAACACTGCGTGAATGCGTCGGGACGTAGAATGGCGGCAAGACATTCCCCTGCTTCGGATTGACCGCATGACCACCTGGAACCTCGACGCCGCTCGCAAGACCTATTCCATTCCACATTGGTCGGAAGGGTATTTTGACGTCGACGAAGCGGGTCGCGTTGTTGTGTCGCCATTGGGCGTTGGCGGCCCGCGCATTGCCTTGGCCGAAGCCGTCAATCGCGCGCTTGAAGGCGGCGCGCATTTGCCCGTGCTCGTGCGCTTTCCGGACATCCTTGGCCATCGCTTGGCCAAGTTGCAGGCCGCGTTTGCACAGGCGCAAACCGATTGGGAATACCAAGGCGGTTACACGGCTGTGTATCCGATCAAAGTGAATCAACACGCAGGTGTGGCCGGCACCTTGGCCAGCCATCATGGCGAAGGCTTTGGTTTGGAAGCCGGCTCTAAACCGGAATTGATGGCGGTCTTGGCGTTGTCGCGCCCCGGTGGCTTGATTGTGTGCAACGGCTACAAGGACAGGGAATACATTCGCCTCGCTTTGATTGGTCGCAAGCTGGGCTTGCAAACGTACATCGTCATCGAGAAACCTTCAGAACTTAAATTGGTGTTGGAAGAATCAAAAAATCTCGGTGTGAAGCCAGGTCTTGGTGTGCGCATGCGGCTTGCCTCGCTCGGCGCAGGCAAATGGCAAAACTCAGGCGGCGACAAGGCCAAGTTCGGTTTGAATCCGCGCCAGGTGTTGGATCTGTGGAAGGCACTCCGTGACGCGGAACTCGGCGATTGCCTTGAGCTTTTGCATTTCCATATGGGTTCGCAAATTTCGAACGTGCGCGATATCGCGAACGGCATGCGGGAAGCGACGCGCTATTTCGTTGAGCTGTCCAAGCTCGGCGCCAAGATTTCCCACGTCGATGTGGGCGGTGGTTTAGGCGTGGATTACGAAGGCACGCGTTCGCGTAGCTACAACTCGGTGAACTACGGCGTGCATCACTATGCGTCGAGTATCGTGCAGCCCTTGGCGCAGGCGTGTGAGCAAAATGATTTGCCACAACCGCGCATCGTGACTGAGTGTGGTCGTGCAATGACCGCGCATCACGCAGTGTTGGTTGCGAACGTGAGCGAGGTCGAAAAGGCCCCTGAAGGCCGCGTGCCGCCGCAAAACGACGACGAATCACAACCGGTGCAAGATCTGCGTGCGTTGCATGCGGAACTGGCAGAACGACCGGCCGTTGAGGTTTTCCACGAAGCGACGCAAGCACATGCCGAGGGGTTGTCTTTGTATGCCTTGGGTCAAATTGATTTGGTGCAACGTGCGCGCATCGACGACTTGTTCTATGCCATTGCCCATGCGGTCAAAGCACGTCTGACCTATGACGAAAAGAGCCATCGCGATTTGCTCGATGAGCTCAACGAACGCTTGGTA from Lysobacter sp. HDW10 encodes the following:
- the speE gene encoding polyamine aminopropyltransferase → MTPNDWHYEPFEPTGSAIGFRIKGKLDEVQSPFQKIEIFESTDWGNLMLIDGAMMLTTRDNFFYHEMIAHPVLFCHPAPKRVVIIGGGDCGTLREVLKHPGVEKVTQCDIDEQVTRMAEKYFPELCESNGDPRADIIWDDGLAYMKNCAPGSVDIVIVDSTDPVGPAEGLFNAAFFADCARALKDDGILVQQSESPLALLDLIKEMRVEMGKAGFTQFETLPFPQPCYPTGWWSVTLARKSGAFQFREADARAKAFETLYYTADAHIGARHLPPFVAAALES
- the speA gene encoding arginine decarboxylase yields the protein MTTWNLDAARKTYSIPHWSEGYFDVDEAGRVVVSPLGVGGPRIALAEAVNRALEGGAHLPVLVRFPDILGHRLAKLQAAFAQAQTDWEYQGGYTAVYPIKVNQHAGVAGTLASHHGEGFGLEAGSKPELMAVLALSRPGGLIVCNGYKDREYIRLALIGRKLGLQTYIVIEKPSELKLVLEESKNLGVKPGLGVRMRLASLGAGKWQNSGGDKAKFGLNPRQVLDLWKALRDAELGDCLELLHFHMGSQISNVRDIANGMREATRYFVELSKLGAKISHVDVGGGLGVDYEGTRSRSYNSVNYGVHHYASSIVQPLAQACEQNDLPQPRIVTECGRAMTAHHAVLVANVSEVEKAPEGRVPPQNDDESQPVQDLRALHAELAERPAVEVFHEATQAHAEGLSLYALGQIDLVQRARIDDLFYAIAHAVKARLTYDEKSHRDLLDELNERLVDKYFVNFSVFESMPDVWAIDQVFPIVPIERLNEEPKRRGIIADLTCDSDGKIDVYVENEDLDTSLPLHELRQGERYRLGFFLVGAYQEILGDIHNLFGDTDAIEVKVHEGECRVTQQRRGDTTDVMLDYVGYKLEDLRRIYRARVGAVDLSKSEAERLNAALESGLTAYTYLDDTPLD